atatatatatatatatatatatatatacgtgtgtgtgtatagatagataaagatagacaaatatatatgtttatatatttgtgtatatatatttatttatatatgtatatatatgtatgtatgtatatatatatatatatatatatatatatatatatatatatatgtatatatatacacaaatatatatatatatatatatatatatatatatatatatatatatgtatatatatacacaaatatatatatatatatatatatatatatatatatatatatatatatatatatatatatatatatatatattaattgcatacacacacacacacacacacacacacacacacacacacacacacacacacacacacacacacatatatatatatatatatatatatatatatatatatatatatatatatgtatctatttatgtatgtatgtatgtatgtatgtatatatatatatatatatatatatatatatatatatatatatatatatatatgtgtgtgtgtatatatatgtatatatatatatatgaacgtgtgtgtgtatagatagataaataaagagatagacaaatagatatgtttatatatttgtgtatatatatattgatatatatatgtatatatataaatatgtatatatatatatatatatatatatatatatatatatatatatatatatatatatatatatatatatatatatatatatatgagtgtgtgtgtatgtgtgtgtgtgtgtgtatgtgtgtatgtgtgtgtgtgtgtgtgtgtgtgtgtgtgtgtgtgtgtctgtgtgtgtgtgtgtgtatgtgtgtgtgtgtatgtgtgtgtgtatgtgtgtgcatgtatagatagatagatagatagatggacaaatagatatgtatatatatatttgtttatatatatatattttatataagtatatattcatatatttatattcatatatatatatatatatatatatatatatatatatatatatatatatatatatatatgtgtgtgtgtgtgtgtgtgtgtgtgtgtgtgtgtgtgcgtgtgtgtgtgtgtgtgtgtatctctctctctatatatatatatacgtatatgtacacactcgcacacacacacacatatatccataagtatttaaacatatatatatatatatatatatatatatatatatatatatatatatatatatatatatatatatatatatatatatatatgtatgtatgtacaaaattAAAACTTTTACACTCAGTGTTTCGGACTAACTACTTAGTATAAAGAAGCGAACAAGCACATCGAGAGAAAGTAAAATGCTTAAGCACTCACTTCGTATAAACCTTGCACTTAGTAATTATCAACTACTTTTGGCACAGTGCCAATTAAGCAGGAAGGCTGTTATCTTCAGCTGACTCGCTCAAAATCAACTGAGTATTTATTCCATAAGACGCTTGTTCtgtgagaaaaaacaaacaaacgttcaTGATGTTGGCTAATTCTAATTAGTAGCCAAAAATATGACGAGTTTGATATCTCCGAAGCATCCGGTGGAGGAAATTGTCTCTCCTCGACCACgtgaaaggagaaatggagaaaaggctGAAGGAGAATATAGCACTAAGGTGCAGAAGCttataaaagaaatggaaatgattaGAATAAACATTTAGCATTTTTCAAGATGCAGTAGCTTATAAAAGAATTAGGAATGATCAAAATAAGCCTTTTGCATTTTCCAATATGCAGCAgattataaaatgataagatagaaataaatgaatgaataggtatTTTAGAGTGGCTCACAGAATGCTTACGACCCCAGGTTCTTTTCACTACGAGTATATGCATCAGAGGCATCTGGtgcatatagtaaaaaaaaagaatatcatatAAAAATGCCGACATTGTTGGTACAACTGCATGCCTACAACAACTATTTAAGGACTGGACATCATCTACAAAGGCGTGTATCCTTAGCGCATccggatactactactacaagtatTGAAAAATATCGAAACACAACTATTGTAAGACGCCTTAACCCCCTTGAGAACCATCCCCTAGCAGACCCTCTCAAAAAATACCCAAACAGAACGCCTCGCCCAAATCAGGCATAACACGTCTAACACCGCCGATTTTCAGCCCATTCAATCACAgcgcccctcccatcccctctcccccgccccaccccccagccccagcccctcaATGCGACCAAGCACTCCACCCTCCCCGGGCCTTCTACAGCCGCGCCGAGCTCAATTTATCTCCCTGTCGCACCGGCCCTCCCGACTCTTTTCATCTCCCGCCGCAGACTCCTCAATCACGGACGCCGCGTCCATGAATCCGCGATCCCGGGTGGATGACGGAGGGCGGCTGCTAAGGGCGAGCGCGCCGGCCGCCAGCTCGCGACGCGTTAGGGATTAATTAATTAAATCGGGGTGAATGGTGTCGTCATGCGCCATTCTTCGCTCCTTTGGCTCGGCTGGAGAGTCCTCGTCACGGAAGGcttggggagaaaggaggaagggacgtttttttatctctttttatgagAGGTTATTGAGTAAAGGCTATTGGCTGAGGTTACTTGGCCATTGTGAATGCGGTCCAGGGGGTTTTAAGCGCGTATGGGCAGGGTAAAGGCACATTTAGGAGTGTATAGGCAGGTCTGGAATTCTGACAGCGGGATTGTTCACGGAAGAAACTGTCCAGTgcagatttttctctctctttctctccccccctatctctctttctttctctctctctctctctctcgctctctctctctctctctctctctctctctctctctctctctctctctctctctctctctctctccctttctctctctctcttaatggaaCGGCAATTTATAGCCGCTTGTAGTCTGATTGTGAGCAGTGTTACCGTATGTGCTGCCCCTCgtacacacatacttacgcaGCCATTCACTTACACATACGTCTATCAGCTTATGTTACAGACATACCCGTATAActtaaacccacccacccacccacacacacacacacacacacacacacacacacacacacacacacacacacacacacacacacacacacacacacacacacacacacacacacatatatatatatgtatatatacataaaaatacatatgttaacacatacatacacacaaacacacacacacacatatatatctatatataatgaaatatctctctatctctctatctatatatctatctatgtgtatatataggtgtgtgtgtacacacatatatgcatacatttgtgtatgtatgtatgtatttatacacgaaTGTGtccatgtatttttatatacatacatacattcacatacacatgtatatatatatatatatatatatatatatatatatatatatatatatatatatatacatacatacatacatatatatatatatatatatatatatatatatatatatatatatatatatatatatacacacacacacacacacacagacacacacacacacacacacacacacagacacacacacacacacacacacacatatatatatatatatatatatatatatgtacatatatgaatttatatatatgtatatatatgaattcatatatatatatatatatgtatatatatatatatatatatatatatatatatatatatatatatatatatatatatgtgtctgtgtgtgtgtgtgtgtgtgtgtgggtgtgtgtgtgtttgtgtatgtgtgagagagagagagagagagagagagagagagagagagagagagagagagagagagagagagagagagagagagagagagagagagagaatgtgtgggagagagagagagagagagagagatagtgtgtatgtataatgatttGTTCTAGACAAATAAAATGTGTTAAACCAATTATTTGATATGTATTAAAAGAATTAGTTCGCGTCCTCCTTATCAGCGCTGTCGCTATAAAGAGGGTGAATGCCGGTCCGCCTCGACGCAACACCCAACTGGACCTTATTCGTCAAGCTGATAGTCCGTCTTCTTGTAACTGAGCTGGAATTAACTCTGCGGATGAACACTTTTCAGCAGGACCAGCAAGATCGCAGCGGACTTGTGCAGAGTTCTGCAACGAGAGCTGTTTTTACCACAGTCACGTAACAGCAGGCCTGGCTCTGTGTACCAACGGGACGCGCAGCTGAACGCGCAGATAGCCTGGTGACTGCTGCATTCACGAGGCCTGCTGACCGGAGCAGCCAAGAGAATAGGTAACAGAAGCCGCCATAATTGGGCATCTATAAGTCGGCAGCAACAGGAGGGCTTTAGGTCCGCATTCAGCCTTGCCGCCCCACGCCGCGGCCGTGTCGTCCCCCGAGCGCGCCGTCATAACTGTCTCCTGACGCCTTGTCTGGCCGGCGAGACACAGGGCGGTGCGGCCTCGCCCGTCCGCCCGACACGTCCCACGTCACACATTTTAGGATGTGAGGAAGCCCCACCAAGCCCCTCTTTCCCGAGACCACACGAGGGCACCGATCTAAAGTTGCATCACGAACGTGAAGACCTGTGTAGGCCTCACCGCCGCTCGCTCGGGTGGTCCTTCAACACGAAAGGGTTCCGTTGTCCGTCCTGTAAAAAGGTCTTGGCGAAAATCTGCACATCTAGATCCCGGGATTATTCTCTATAACATCAGAGATAAGAACGGGGTTCTGTTGGCGGTGATGCACGTGGGTGTTAATAGTCCGACACGCTCATTCATCTTCGCGCGGCATCAGGACGACTCCGCTTCCAGTTGCAGCTCCTGCTCTCATTGCTCCAAAGAGGATTATTTACAGGCAACAATGAAGCCTTATCACATCAAGTTCAATGACTTTCAAATATGTCAGCGGCAGAATTTATAGTTTGCGCAAGACCAGTATATTAGTCCAGAGCAACATCGCGGGATCAAATACCGAGAGAGGATCTTTTTCGAAGCTTCACTGTTACAGAGCGATCTGGTTCGTGTACTGAATGTGCCCTAACATTAGAATACTGAattttgaaaacaaaacaaaacaaaaaacaaatatgaatcaCTCATGAAAAATAGGAACACGTTTGCCATTGACAGACTTTCTAGATAACTGACAGTGTGTTGTTACTGCTAGTTAAAGAAAATCATAGTAAGCATTTAATATGCCAAGAAATGGTGACTGCAGCTTAGCCCATGTTGCACCATCTATGCGTTGTAAAAGTAGTCTAAATGATTTTAGTCGGTAACAAATCAAGTAACGGCAAAAGCTACATTCAAACTTTATTTCCAAAACCGTTACTCAAAATACTAAGACCtaattcatagattttttttatattattgcagGAAGCtttaggtcacacacacacacacacacacacacacacacacacacacacacacacacacacacacacacacacacacacacacacacacacacacacacacacacatacaagaatggCAGGAAAGtgaacaaagaaacaagcaaaaatatATTTGAAGCAGTGCAAACGAGAAGTACtcagataatagtaatgctaataatgatagtaatatgataatcatgataataataataataatgataataattataataatagtaatgataacaataataataataatgatgatgatgataataataataataatgataataataataataataataataataataataataatgataataataataataataataataataataataatgataataataataataacaacaacaacaacaacaacaacaacaacaacaacaacaacaacaacaacaataataataataataataatagtaatgataatgataataataatgataatgataataataataataacaatagtgatgatgatgacaataattatgatagcaaaaataaggatgatgataatggtaatattagtaacaatgataataattacaacaataataatgatgagagtaatgataataatgataacaagaatgacgaggataatgaaaataatgtaaactagtaatgatattcatgataatgataataattatgatgatgttaaagtgataatagtaatgatgatgataatgtaacaacaacaacatcaacaacagcaataacattgataataataacataggaataataatgttagcaacaataatgataatactaatgatgatcttaataatgataatgatggtagcaataacattaatgaatgataataataaaaataataatgataataagaattgttTTGAAACAATTTAATATTTTGATCATCACTATCCTGATGATAAgttatccttattttccttatAAGTATAAATGCAATAAGAATGACAAACtagcaaaaataatagaaatacagtacacaatacaaaacaaaaataataggtATACAATACACAATAAGTAAGGACAACACGAAATCTtgaacaaatataatatataaactctTATTGACTACTTATGAATGACAACAGTTAAAGAAAAATTCTTTATCGAGAAAAATAGactaaagacatacacatacaaacacacacacacacacacacacacacacacacacacacgcacacgcacacgcacacgcacacgcacacgcacacgcacacgcacacgcacacgcacacgcacacgcacacgcacacgcacacgcacacacacacacacacacacacacacacacacacacacacacacacacatatatacatatatatatatatatatatatatatatatatatatatatatatatatatatatatatatatacatatatatatatatgtatgtatatatatgtaatatatatatatatatatatatatatatatatatatatacatacatatatatatatatatatatatatatatatatatatatatatatatatatatatatacatacatatatatatgtgtctgtaagtatgtatgtatgtatatgcatatgtatatgtataatcacacacgcacacacacgcacacacacacacacacacacacacatatataagcgtgTAGGCAGACGATAGACAATTAACTAGAAAAATATACAGtgaaatacagatacacagataacaaaaagacaaacaaatcacAGAAACCAAAGCAGAAGACAAGTAGAAAGTATCGTATAAGGAACGGCCGATTTTTTCCCCACTAGTTCTAGCACATCAAGCACGCACGTGAGCCACATAAACAAGACAGCAATTCATAACCAGACAGAACACGCTGACCCACGAGCGACGCATCCTCCTGAATGGCTAATGGGGCTGATAATCCAACAGACAGGAACAGTCGCACACAGTTGGTGAGAGACTGACAGTATGGAGGCGATGTGAATGGATGAAGAACAAGGAATACATAATCATAATGTTCACCTTATCAtaagaagatggatagatagataaatgatgatatggatcagtaaatatttatacatcggtatctataaacacacacacacacacacacacacacacacacacacacacacacacacatatatataaatatatatatatatatatatatatatatatatatatatatatatatatatacatatacatatatatatatatatatatatatatatatatatatatatatatatatatatatatatatatatgaagaataaaaaaacacactaccgtgtcgatactatggtagaaaaacccacaatgcacaaactagatttattgaggaaagtgagacaacagtttctcactttcctcaataaatctagtttgtgcattgtgggtttttctaccatatatatatatatatatatatatatatatatatatatatatatatatatatatatatatatgtatatatatatatgtatatatatatatacatatatatatatatatatatatatatatatatatatatatatgcattatgtatctatatctatctgtttatcgatctaccaacttgttcatctatctatctctctatatgtgtatacatctatctgtctatttatctatttctctctctctgtctctctctctctctctctctctctctctctctctctctctctctccacgcacacacacacacacacacatacacacacacacacacacacgcacacacacacacacacatatacataaaaatatatattaacatatatataaatacatacatatgtatgtatgtatatatatatatatatatatatatatatatatatatatatatatatatatatatatatatatatatatatatatatatgtgtgtgtgtgtatacatgtgtgtagaaacacacacacacatatatatatataaacttatgtatatgtacatgtgtatctatctgtgtgttcatctgtctatatgtctatgtacttGTATAcaaatttgtttatgtatacacgcacaaacacacacacacacacacacacacacacacacacacacacacacacacatatatatatatatatatatatatatatatatatatatatatatatatatatatatatatatatatatatatatatatatatctatatatatatatatacacacacacacacacacacacacacacacacacacacacatacacacacacacacacacacacacacacacatatatatatattgtcatatatatacatatacatatacatatatatatatatatatatatatatgtatatatatacatatatatatatatatatatatatatatatatatatatatatacatatatatatatatatatatatatatatatatataatatacataatatacattatatatatatatatatatatatatatatatatatatatatatatatatatatatatgtatatatatatataatatacataatatatatttatatgtatatatatatatatatatatatatatatatatatgtatatatatatatatatatatatatatatgtatatatatatatatacatatatatatatatatatatatatatatatatatataatagacatactatatataaatatatatatatatatgcatatatatacataatatatatatatatatatatatatatatataatatacataatatatatatatatatatatatttatatatatatatacataatatatatatatatatacataatatatgtatatatatatatataaatatatatatataaatataaatatatttatatatatatatatatatatatatatatatattgtgtgtgtgtgtgtgtgtgtgtgtgtgtgtgtgtgtgtttatatgtgtgtatatatatacatatatataatatacataatatataatatatgtagaataagtatgaatgagaacgattgCGAGGTCACATTCGTCAGGTGGTTTATCAGCTCTaacgtagtatatatatgctatgtattttcttttatatatgtatttctgacgaagatagaatcgaaaccggtcaaatacttctcctatattgtgaagatatccattctcattcataccttttctacacttgtcaacatgaatacagtttacatagatatatgtataaatatgtatgtatgtgtttatatattcacacacacacacacagatatatatatatatatatatatatatatatatatatatatatatatatatgtatatatatatatgtatatatatacatatatata
The nucleotide sequence above comes from Penaeus vannamei isolate JL-2024 chromosome 6, ASM4276789v1, whole genome shotgun sequence. Encoded proteins:
- the LOC138861954 gene encoding uncharacterized protein; this translates as MTSLISPKHPVEEIVSPRPRERRNGEKAEGEYSTKNASPKSGITRLTPPIFSPFNHSAPPIPSPPPHPPAPAPQCDQALHPPRAFYSRAELNLSPCRTGPPDSFHLPPQTPQSRTPRP